AGATATAAAGAACAAATGGAGTAGAAACATACTGGAATCTCCTCAAAAATATCCACCCACGACAGATTTTTCTCCCGCAGCCTAAGTATCAAATAAACAAACGAATAAAAATACATACAAAAATGAAAGCACAAATATGAAATAATTTAAAGCAGAGATTTAATTGAAATAAAGAAAGAGGGGATTATACTTCTCTCCAGTAAAATTATTGTTGCGGTAAAGTTCCATGAATGAGTCAGAAAGCTTCAAGGCCTTCAACGCTAAGACACCTTGGTTAGACTTGGAGGGATCATAGATGATGCAAACACATCGCTTTATATTCTCCTGCAACCACAAAAACAATCAACACTATGTAGGCGATGGATTGACTTCCAGCATGTAGAAAAGATATAATAATGAATTCCCAGAtatggaaaattatatatttgaaCGGAAGGCTAAGAAACAGTTGATACGCAATGCTACGGATTTTGTTGATTGAAAATTATATAGAATAtagtgtgcgtgtgtgtgtgaaGGTAATTATAACTAGCACAGATAAGCTTGCATAATAAATGTTTCCTAGCAGTTGGATTGGGGAAACGAATATTACTTGGTAATTCATGAAAGTCTCTATAAGCTCCACTGTCTGAAAAGAGCCTAGTAAAGTTGACTGGTACCTGGAAAATCATTGACAAGGGTTTGTCATTCACGTTTATGTATGATATAACATTCATATATGAATTCGTAAAGAATAACATATACATAAAACACCATTAACAAGATCAAGGCTAAGCAAACACTATTCATATATGCAAGCAGCTTGAAGATAACTGAACAAacaatataaaaaaaactatttaAACGACTTTTGATCCAGATTAGAAAAAGGAACATTCATTTAATGTACAGAGGCATGatccaacaacaataacaatcaatTCAAAAATGGTTCATGTATAACTCTATTGATCTACAGTTACCAAGGTTCTCACGACACAAAGTTGCTAATGTACTGCAAGGACGACCAGCATAGTCGTCCCAAGTCAGCAAACTGTTCACATGTACTATGCACTAATATACTCTAGTCAAATTTTGTATATCACACAATAAACCTACAGGAATTCAATGTATTAAAGAAATTTAGGTTCAAATTCAACAAATATTTTACTTactattatttaatattattaatttatagcTACTTTTTAAAACATGACTAATTTGATCTAAAAAGAGAGGGAGGTATATCTGAAGGGAGGATTTACTTTTTGAAGAGCCAACATTTTTGTTATCAATAATTCATTAGTAAATTAGTTACTTCTTTACAATTTGTTATGTAATAATACAGGCAGAAAATGAGCAGCAAATTAGTGAGATCAATATGCCACAGGTTGTCTTTGCAGGTATAGGATATTAAACAAATCAATAGTACAACAAAATGAGCCATTATTACAGGAAACGAAAATATCTATAAAGAGAACAGAGTAACAGACTAATAACTAATATAACTTTTTGAAGATCTGTTACAAATATTAACTTGATTTATGCTACCCATAAACAAAAGACAAACTTACCATCCAACAGTGTTATTGTCGACATTAACCTCTCTCAAGCATCTCATCATCTCAAGCTGATAATTAGCACCCTCTGCTTcaatctcctcatcttcatcgCGGATCTAATTTTATTTGAGAAATGATGAGGAAAATTAGCAAGGGAGGCACCATCATAATTGcaaattttatttattagttattaaaTAAAATACATTTTGGTGCCCACAATCATCCACGGTAGTTATTCAGCAGCCAAGTATGACAATAAAAAAGGTCAAAAAAAGGTCACTTACGGGAAAAGGAAAACAATTGGTTACTTCAAGCACACTTCCAACATCTAACCCAAGGAGTTGACCTGTCACAAGAGCGGGCGAAAACTCCTTGCAATGTTTTATAATCTTTAATATAGCCTGTTATCAGATCAATAAAAACAATCAACTTTAAAAAACTTTTGTTTGCAAACCATAGCATAGTAGAAAGAACCCGCCCTAGAAACAACATTGGGTAACAAGACAACAAAGGGTCCTTCATGGGTGTAAGTGCTTCATCAAATTTAGAGGGAATGAATTAGGGTGAGAATGGAATGAAATTTTTTTGTACTATTATGTAGGTGAATATTTATCATTTTCATTCCTCCATACCGTTCATACTAACTTAAACGAGAGTTCCAGCCCAGTATCCCAAAAATATGTAGGTTAATGTATCATTCCTACTTTTAATCATTCTCTTTACAAACCTTATTATATATTTTACGGTCACACGTATCATTCCTTGGGCTTCAATTTTGTATGAAATCATATTCATTTTTTGCTCCcatatttttaagaaaaaaaatagagGAATGAAGACGCGAGTAAAGAAGGGGGGTGAAACGACTTGAACTGTTAGACCTAACCTTtccaaaaataaaattaaaatacaaacaTTTGCGTGCTTTTGAGTTGGAAAAGAGCAAATAAGAGAGAGCCTAATTAAAATTTTATCGTTGCaataataaaaacaaaagaaTATAAATAAGGTTGCTATAATAGACTAAGTGACACCAAGCTTTATTCCTGTCCCTTACATCAAAATTTTAGAGTAAAAGTTTAGGATGAAAGTACTGATAATTTGCTACCTCGCTCGTTCCTAAAAAACTCCTGAGCATAAAGTTGTCAAAATTTTATGAATTTACTTCTTCTTCATCTGCTTTCCTCCAATTTTAAAACTCAGGTGTAAGTGAATCTGAAGTAATTCAATTGAAAAAACATACATGGTTTAACCATGACAATAATAGACATATCACATATTCCCTTTGACAAACTTCTTTATATCCTTTTATTTTAGTTTCATCACATATATCTTATATTATCTGTGTCTATCCAGGTCACACTCCCAAAATTCAAGACTGTCAAAGAATATAATAACTTACTCCTGACAACTGACAGATATCTGAAAAGTGAAAAAGTAACCCCCCCTCCCTCTTTCCAAGTTAAGTAAAAATAGCTGAAAATGATATCTGCAGTCAGAAGCAGCCTTATAGCAATGTTGCGGAAATGGTTTCATTTTAAAGTTCAAGCAACTAATTGGGTCATAAATGTTCTTTCTCGGAGGTTTATATAGCACTTACAATATGCTCAATATAAAATACTTCACGAACTCAAAAACCTCGTGGTCCTTTCACCTTTGGTAACAGctaaaatgaaataataatttCAGCATACTATGTATTTCCGCTATTATTAACACCTTTAGTAACACAACAAAATCCACTCTACAGTTAATCATGTTTTATCATGTTTGTTCCTAAAATTCACCACAATTTATATGATAAATGTCCTTCAACAATCTAGATAAGACCGATACCAAATTAAAGCTAAAATAAACATATCCTAATTGATTAATTCATCATACACAATAAAGATATATCTAATtaaatagataattaaataatgtAGGATTTAAATTTTTACCAATCCTTCCATCTGCACGACTCTGAGCGGAGAAGCCACTTCTTCCGTAACCGCCACTTGTAGGAACGAACGAGCTGCTGTATATGTAAATAGTTACAAAACCAATTCAATTTCAATTCTCATTGTACAAATGCGtatagagagagagagggagggagggagagggggagggagagagagaggggggggagggagagagagagagagagagagagagagagagagagagagactaaCGTTGCGCCATGATGAATCGACGAATGGAGACGAGTACTGAAGCTATGAAGAAGATGTTTTATTCCGTGCTTTAGTGAAACCCTAGCTAACTAAACAGAAAAGAGAGGATTTTGTAAAAAATAACTAAATAAGTCAGAGGGTGAAAACTAAAAACTCAAAATTTTGGCATTTTATTTTTACTGTTCTACTCTTCCGGTTTCAATTAGGGGCTGGGTTGAGTTGGCCCGAATTGATCATTTTAACAACTCAATCCATTTATTACATGTTATAAAAATTTTAACTAATTAAtctttaaaaaatttaaaaactcAATAATCTTGTGACGGGTTGGATTATTTAGGATTGGGTTGATCGGGTTGATCGggtttttaaaaaataatatattgtaGCAATcatatctatctatactatattataatagatgaaacattaaaagtttggtagtcggtcggtcggtacttgctgaaattacttaattatccttattaaattattctaattctaattattgggtcgatcaattctTGATATTGAAATCAACTTCCTCTATTACTTTAttaatttcaattctattttatatcgaacactatatcattataatttatattaaattcaacttcttctaccaattcatatttgtaacagcccgcacttccggactattagttctaaatcgaaaactaaaaataaaatatattattactcgataattctaatagatcacgaaattcaaagcagcggtcaaactcaataatcaaaatcataaaaatagagacgcagctccacaaatccgataataattgtctaacagataattaaatttattctctaaaaacaaaatctttattctaattcaaatagcacaaaacgaagcagcacagatctcctcatagttctcattccttaattttaatatgctccaaattccgaacctgaaatgttaaaaggggtgagctacacagctcagcaagtacaaattgactatctcttaaacagaaaaacaatgggtgttttgataaaacgatttttcttaaaacaataataattttgtaaaacattttctaaaataaatccaacccaaagttttatattttataagtcagaatttaaaacagaacagagcagaatttataacagtacagattttataacagatctgaacagaataaaacagaacgaaacgataattcttataaataccacagtcttgatctacggccacactttgccagtagccggcatctaattcttattcttattctttataccacactttgccagtggtcggcatctaaagttcaataattacgcgcccttaataggtatctaaagttgcacacttgtgcgcctactaagggtatctaaggctagttccggaactatagcgtaaattacgaacgggttcgaaaacgtagagactgggttctaaaattcacaaatacttatatcttataatttcgaaatcaaaattcttatatcttatacgaaattaaaaacagaactgaaatatattttccgaaaaataaaagtaagtcaaaagtacttacctcaaagcctgaccagatctgaatttactctttttgaccctctaaacgatattttcttgaaaaacacgaaacacgaaatctgaagataacgaaaagacctttctgaaaagtccagaatcactgaattctgacttacgatgaattttctacgaattttacaagacagctgatttttgctgagaaagtcctacgaattttaatgataaaaacaaggaatacgaatatggtgtatttataacgatacaaaaccctatatctcaactaggaaataataatatttcctcctaaagatttacaacctctccaagtaaattccataaataaaatatttgatacacacaattacctaaactaaaaaaatttcgattttctaaattattcttacacttatttccacaaataacaaatcttttcacaaatcaactaccttgcacaacatgttttcagaatattctaattttaaaatatttatctagacaaattaatatctaatttctaataaataaattaaaaataaaattacgaattttacattcttccctccttaaaagaatttggtccccaaattcacataacataaataaattaaataagtcACTAAAGAAAAGAAATCATACCTTAATTGCGATAGTTGTCATTTCCTGTCAGCTGAAACACACGTCCTTTGCCCATCTTGTTATCTGCTTCCTTCCTTGGTGGCGGTGGCGGATTGTGCGGACAATTCGAAATCTTATGTCCTACTTCTCCGCAATGAAAACAAGCACCTGTATTCCAACGACAGACTTTGTCCGGATGATTCTTGCCGCACCTGGTACACGTCTCTCGATCACCTTGACCCCCGATGTTATCGTACACGTGTGGCTTCTTGAGTGGTCCCTCTTGAAAAGATTGCCCACTAGTTTGAGTGATCCGCCTCTTATTCCAACTGCCAGACGCCTTTTCAGATTCTGCCAAGCCCCTTTCGATCACTAACGCCTTGTTGAGGACAGCCTCGTACGTCTGAAGTTCAAACGACGCCACTGAATTCCTGATGTCACTTCGAAGTCCCTCCTCTAATCTTCGTGCTCGACTGCTCTCATCTGCTACTAGGGTCGACGCGTACTTCGCAAGCTTTGCAAATTCTGCTTCGTATTCAATGACGGTTCTTCCACCTTGTTGAAGTCGAATGAAGTCCCTCTCTTTCTGCAGACGAACTGTTCTCGGAAAGTACTTGTCCTCTAAAGCCTTCTTGAACTTTGCCCAAGTGTACGGTTCATGATTTTCTTCAAGATTTGTCGTCTCATTCTTTCTCTTTTCCATAAGCCACCAGTCGTAAGCGCTTCCTTGCAATTGGTACACAGCTAAGGTCACCTTCTGTCCCTCATTGCTCCCCAGAAGTCCgaaagctttttccatctcttgGATCCACATCTCAACGATAGCCGGGTCTGTAGCTCCATCAAAAGTTGGCGGGTTCAAACGCTTGAATTGAGAGACGATGTTGGGCTTCGGTTGCTGATTCACAAGTACAGCTAGAGTTTCAGCCAGCTGGTCAAAGACGTTTCCTCCTTCATCATTATTGCCCTGATTTTCATTGTTGTTCTGATTTTCTCCATCCATCTTTACTAGAACACACAAAACAAATTCTAAACTTATAGTCAAtaatcaaaaaaacacaaaagtcaaacatatcaaataatcacacaaataaatgccctaaatccaaaataattttctaagacctatacgatagtctaaaggatcgcatcctagggaatgtactagtcccatacctaatacactccgaaggacagcctgctcttgataccaactgtaacagcccgcacttccggactattagttctaaatcgaaaactaaaaataaaatatattattactcgataattctaatagatcacgaaattcaaagcagcggtcaaactcaataatcaaaatcataaaaatagagacgcagctccacaaatccgataataattgtctaacagataattaaatttattctctaaaaacaaaatctttattctaattcaaatagcacaaaacgaagcagcacagatctcctcatagttctcattccttaattttaatatgctccaaattccgaacctgaaatgttaaaaggggtgagctacacagctcagcaagtacaaattgactatctcttaaacagaaaaacaatgggtgttttgataaaacgatttttcttaaaacaataataattttgtaaaacattttctaaaataaatccaacccaaagttttatattttataagtcagaatttaaaacagaacagagcagaatttataacagtacagattttataacagatctgaacagaataaaacagaacgaaacgataattcttataaataccacagtcttgatctacggccacactttgccagtagccggcatctaattcttattcttattctttataccacactttgccagtggtcggcatctaaagttcaataattacgcgcccttaataggtatctaaagttgcacacttgtgcgcctactaagggtatctaaggctagttccggaattatagcgtaaattacgaacgggttcgaaaacgtagagactgggttctaaaattcacaaatacttatatcttataatttcgaaatcaaaattcttatatcttatacgaaattaaaaacagaactgaaatatattttccgaaaaataaaagtaagtcaaaagtacttacctcaaagcctgaccagatctgaatttactctttttgaccctctaaacgatattttcttgaaaaacacgaaacacgaaatctgaagataacgaaaagacctttctgaaaagtccagaatcactgaattctgacttacgatgaattttctacgaattttacaagacagctgatttttgctgagaaagtcctacgaattttaatgataaaaacaaggaatacgaatatggtgtatttataacgatacaaaaccctatatctcaactaggaaataataatatttcctcctaaagatttacaacctctccaagtaaattccataaataaaatatttgatacacacaattacctaaactaaaaaaatttcgattttctaaattattcttacacttatttccacaaataacaaatcttttcacaaatcaactaccttgcacaacatgttttcagaatattctaattttaaaatatttatctagacaaattaatatctaatttctaataaataaattaaaaataaaattacgaattttacaatattttaattcatatcgagtttTATATTATTCTACTTTTTtacttcgggctaaattaaatttaagcaaactaaatataattattaagatttagttgatatatcatGTAAATCGGGTAAAGATAAAATAAAAATACTATCCATCCTCttaaaaaattatactaataTACTTGGATAAACAAAAATTATACAAATGAACTTGGACATCgtgctaaaataaaataatgtaaatcactgatctgagataaatcaaattaatactAGACTAcgtataattcgtatcctattgatgtgaactaaaaaatcaaattgtaattaaaacataaataatatttttttaaaaaatacacataaaattatcaataaaattatatcgttcaatcaataatattgtttttttcaaatatcttttatagaattatagttaatcgattaagtaatcatcATGCTAAAATACTATTTATAAGGTCTGAACGTAatggagacattatatttttacactaaataaaataataatttcgttataataacATTCACCCCCTTACCAATTgtatcactttaaataagtttaaatgttctaaaaagttatgaacatatacatttactaatataattattatgaaatcaTCTATCtctactatattataatagaagaaacattaaaagtttggtagtcaaTCAGCCGGTACTTggtgaaattacttaattatacatttactaatataattattatgaagtcatctatctatactatattataatagacgaaacattaaaagtttggtagtcagTCAGTCGATACTTggtgaaattacttaattacccttacttaattatttcaattctaattattgggttCATCatttctaattctaattgatattgaagtcaacttcttttattactttaccaatttcaattctgatttatattgaattctatatcattataatttatattaaattcaacttcttctaccaatttatattttaattcatattgatttctatattattctaatttgttactttAGGCTAAATTaataagcaaactaaatataattattaagagTCAGTTGATATGTCATGTGAATCGGCCTAAGATAAAATAATAACACTATCGGTCCTCCTAAAAAGATTATATAAATGAatttggataaacaaaataatatattttatgtatccaggataaaaaaatacattatacaattgattcagactaacacaaactaaaataaaaatacaattcgaccaacaaaaataaaataatatatactaattattcagtctaaaacaaaattattttattgatccacactttaaaaaaaataaaatgagactaaaaataattagtttgttTTGGTTGGTGTATTGGGCATCGAGCTAAAAAAAATGTAAATCACTGATATGagataaattaaattaatattaaagTAAGTATAGTTCGTATCCTAATATTGTAAactaaaaattcaaattttaattaaaacataatttgTTTTTTTAATACACATATAGTTAttaataaaactatatcgttcaatcagtaatattatctttttcaaatatcttttattcaattatagttaatcgattaagtaatcatcatgctaaaataatattttttaaggtcccaacataatagagacattatatttttaccctcaatgaaataataatttcgttataataacATTTCCCCCCTTACCAATactatcactttaaataagtttaaatgttctaaaaagttataaacatatacgtctactaatataattattattatcatttaaaattttaaatgaacaaaattaagaattaaattcaaaaaaaattaaaaaattatataatattaaaaaaaatctgtgcgatccgtgcatcgcacgggttttaagctagtCAAATAACAAATAAACGTTTATTATTATAAACTAAAAAGGGAAATTATATCTTAAATTTTTTTTACTTACTCCAAGATTTTTAATTGGTAGTCAGGGTCTTATTCTGATCTAGATAACATGTGCCCGTTTGAGAAATGTTAAAATAActaacttataacttaaaatgaataagtaacttataagtaataagtaaattaaaaattataagttatataagtgtttggataactTTACTTAAAAGTcagaattatttttatttaaatgaactaaaacaaatattttttatatacaattatcttaattcatgagttttgaattaatataatatttataaacatatattttaaaattaaatttaataaaaaaagaaaaattaaaataagttaaaaaaaaagtacgtcgttgttaacatttaacttatcagattataagttataaatttaacttacaagtgggtcgacaaacactctttaataaactgttacgAACTTATAAATTATAAGTAGCTTATAAATTATCACACAAACACAAACAGGTCTCATGTATGCTAGGCAAATTTATTAATGAAAATGAATACTGTCATGCAATACTTAGCTGCATTCATACCGTGGACACATGAAAGCCTAAAATCTTGTCGGGAGCAACTTAAAAGTTTTATACAAATATTGCATGATTTTATTATTAGACAAACTCCAAGGATATGTTAATTAGACCGGGTTGGGTTGAGGTTTTAAATGGATAAACTTTAAACCAGCCTATTATAAACGACAAAATTAAAAATCAACGCAATTGATCCATAATTGTGGATGATTCAGTTTAGTTGACCAAATTCAGAATTTGGTTGGGTCAGTTTCGACGGGTTGGACAACTCATTAGCAACCCTAATTTTCCTATTAAAAAGTGTCCCAATCCCAAAATGCCAATCACATACCTGTCGGGACATTTTGAAAATGCACAACATATTATTGTTTTTCCCTTGAATTCAGCACGCACCCGTGAAAAaagtaaaaaataaataaaaatacatgagATATGTATTTTAAGAATGTATTAATAGTGATACGCATTCTTAGAATGCGTATTTCTtgctattttttaaaaaaaaattaagtggAAACGTCAATtcacctttgtaatagaattttggataaCGGAAATTCACAAAGGTGAGTATTAACGGAAATTCACCAAATGTCAATCTAGTCAAATCCTAAGTTCCCGAACTCCAATGTTATCAAACTCGaatcttagacgaaacctgaaattgaaaGAATGAGCTGTGAAACCCAGCAAGAAatcaatcgatccaactagtaggccaagtaacacgTAAACATATAACAAAATACTATAATCTATATGATACGATACACTAAACAAACACTTTTAATAAACTTTCATATTCTTATTTGATACACacgatacaaataattacatAAAAGACAATAATTCAAAACCAATAATTCAtaccacgaccactacaacccggtgataacggtcctaaattttctaAAAATTGTCGCTACAAACCGGTGATCACGAttctaagttcttattcgatatttttcacaaaccatggcacaaatcagagATTCAGAATTATCATCTAGACATCATAGAGATACAAcaatacgtatacttgtaacacataatactttcaaatatatcatcacttatcccaaattttgataatcaaatataaacacataacatataattttgaaaacactaaCAAACTCGAttgaaaacttacctcaaaatctGACAAGATCTAAATTTGTTCTTTTTTACCATTTAAACGACATTTTATTGGAAAACACGAATCCCCAAAGTcgtagagaacgaaaagacctttccgaaaagttcAGAATCAACGgattctgacttacgatgaattttttacgaattttacaagagatctaaatctttatgagaaatagccctacgaattttatgaataaaaacgaggaagacgaatattGTGTATTTATAATAATACAAAACcttatatcttaacctacaagttatccatattataatctgatccaaattttaggcccatcAGTTTAATTCAATTTTAATATCCTGATCTTTATCTAATTTCAATACTTTTTATTTTGTTATTCAATTATTaatataattctaaaaattttggGATATTACAGTTATATATGGTATGAGACTTAACAATGATTTGTAAATATTatagtacgaaggcctgagagcagAACTAGTTGTCTGTGAAACAGAACATTGCATAAGGTGTCAGTGATCTGTGAAGGAAAACTAAGTACTACcattagaagaattgttaagtgagGATGAATACGAAGGTTATATGGTTTATATAAAGACTCGGAGAGAAGACGTGAAGATATAACAGTTAAAGGGTTAAATTGCGCTACAGAAACTAAGTCAAGATGATCACTgccttgtagtaggagtcaccaAAGCTACTCTATTACCTAGTAGGAATAGGTATATTAAAGTATGGCTAAAAAACTAAGTACTAGAAGCGGTCTTGACCTAGTAGGAGCAATATGGAAGAAATGAGATTAAAAATTAAGTCAAAAGTGTATCGTGTTCACTCTCGTCACAAGTAGCCTCCCTTGTATGCCTAGTAGGCGCAAGTAGCCTTAATTTTCTAAGGCAAAACACTCTATTGGAGCTAGTAGGCGCAAGTGAAGCCTTATGGTACCTTGTAAGTGCGCAAGTGAGTGAAGAAACTAAGGCAAAACATC
This sequence is a window from Apium graveolens cultivar Ventura chromosome 9, ASM990537v1, whole genome shotgun sequence. Protein-coding genes within it:
- the LOC141686724 gene encoding eukaryotic translation initiation factor 3 subunit H isoform X1 produces the protein MAQPARSFLQVAVTEEVASPLRVVQMEGLAILKIIKHCKEFSPALVTGQLLGLDVGSVLEVTNCFPFPIRDEDEEIEAEGANYQLEMMRCLREVNVDNNTVGWYQSTLLGSFQTVELIETFMNYQENIKRCVCIIYDPSKSNQGVLALKALKLSDSFMELYRNNNFTGEKLREKNLSWVDIFEEIPIKVSNSALISAFMTELEAETPVTQCDYDRLQLSTNPLMERNVEFLIECMDDLSMEQQKFQYYYRNLSRQQAQQQSWLQKRRAENMTRKAAGEEPLPEEDPSNLIFKPIPEPPRLDSFLITNQISNYCNQINGVAGQSFSKLYLMKALHEN
- the LOC141686724 gene encoding eukaryotic translation initiation factor 3 subunit H isoform X2, with the translated sequence MAQPRSFLQVAVTEEVASPLRVVQMEGLAILKIIKHCKEFSPALVTGQLLGLDVGSVLEVTNCFPFPIRDEDEEIEAEGANYQLEMMRCLREVNVDNNTVGWYQSTLLGSFQTVELIETFMNYQENIKRCVCIIYDPSKSNQGVLALKALKLSDSFMELYRNNNFTGEKLREKNLSWVDIFEEIPIKVSNSALISAFMTELEAETPVTQCDYDRLQLSTNPLMERNVEFLIECMDDLSMEQQKFQYYYRNLSRQQAQQQSWLQKRRAENMTRKAAGEEPLPEEDPSNLIFKPIPEPPRLDSFLITNQISNYCNQINGVAGQSFSKLYLMKALHEN
- the LOC141686427 gene encoding uncharacterized protein LOC141686427, whose protein sequence is MDGENQNNNENQGNNDEGGNVFDQLAETLAVLVNQQPKPNIVSQFKRLNPPTFDGATDPAIVEMWIQEMEKAFGLLGSNEGQKVTLAVYQLQGSAYDWWLMEKRKNETTNLEENHEPYTWAKFKKALEDKYFPRTVRLQKERDFIRLQQGGRTVIEYEAEFAKLAKYASTLVADESSRARRLEEGLRSDIRNSVASFELQTYEAVLNKALVIERGLAESEKASGSWNKRRITQTSGQSFQEGPLKKPHVYDNIGGQGDRETCTRCGKNHPDKVCRWNTGACFHCGEVGHKISNCPHNPPPPPRKEADNKMGKGRVFQLTGNDNYRN